Proteins encoded together in one Syntrophales bacterium window:
- the amrB gene encoding AmmeMemoRadiSam system protein B: MEKPLFRADIQPVSAMVGGRQVVTFMDPLRLTKNSIAVDMKLFPLLRLLDGKHDLRDIQRVMTIHQQGQIVYLSEVESFIESLDKAFLLNSELFRKKMGNLREEFNSQPDRHPILAGRSYESDPDRLGRFIEEVERSLPQNDSGGTEKNITGILAPHIDIIAAKTTYINLYRWLKGKNYSLVIIFGINHQPQDGLYSISEKNYITPFGKLESDKDFISELKKKIPVGTLSSDDFCHKMEHSIEFQTIFLHYYLEEPISIVPILCGGIHEFTFQKRNIFDDARFMGMVETLEEMIKDRNGNVLLISGVDFSHVGPKFGNQMPADAILSRAKSNDQKIISSILKGEPEKIYKNAVETQDQFNVCGLPSILIFSRLLKGSKGELLSHETYNETATSSAVTYASMIFTGGT, encoded by the coding sequence ATGGAAAAACCTTTATTCAGAGCGGATATTCAGCCTGTTTCCGCCATGGTTGGGGGACGACAGGTAGTTACGTTCATGGACCCTCTTCGTCTGACCAAAAACAGCATTGCTGTAGACATGAAATTATTCCCCTTACTAAGGCTGCTCGATGGAAAACATGACCTGAGGGACATTCAAAGGGTAATGACAATTCATCAGCAAGGCCAGATTGTATATCTGTCCGAGGTCGAATCTTTCATTGAGAGTTTGGATAAGGCTTTTCTTTTAAACAGTGAGTTGTTTAGAAAAAAGATGGGGAATCTACGTGAGGAGTTTAATTCTCAACCAGACCGCCATCCCATACTCGCAGGAAGATCCTACGAATCCGATCCTGACAGGCTCGGCCGATTTATTGAAGAAGTTGAAAGGAGTCTCCCACAGAATGATTCCGGCGGTACCGAAAAGAATATTACGGGCATACTGGCCCCTCACATAGACATAATTGCCGCAAAGACAACCTATATCAATCTCTATCGCTGGCTGAAGGGGAAAAATTACAGTCTCGTCATCATTTTTGGAATAAATCACCAACCACAGGATGGACTTTATTCAATATCCGAAAAAAATTATATCACCCCTTTTGGAAAATTAGAATCGGACAAGGATTTTATTTCAGAGCTCAAAAAGAAAATACCCGTAGGAACTCTGTCTTCTGATGATTTCTGTCACAAAATGGAACATTCCATTGAGTTTCAAACAATTTTTCTCCACTACTATTTGGAAGAACCGATATCAATTGTGCCGATCCTTTGTGGAGGAATCCACGAATTCACCTTCCAGAAAAGGAACATCTTTGATGATGCCCGGTTTATGGGGATGGTAGAGACACTCGAAGAGATGATTAAGGACAGAAATGGGAACGTCCTGCTTATTTCGGGCGTGGATTTCTCACATGTGGGACCGAAATTCGGCAATCAGATGCCGGCAGATGCCATTCTGTCGCGGGCTAAATCAAATGACCAGAAAATTATCTCGTCTATTTTAAAAGGTGAACCGGAAAAGATATATAAAAACGCAGTTGAAACACAGGACCAATTCAACGTATGCGGTCTTCCATCCATCCTTATTTTCTCCAGGTTGCTCAAGGGAAGCAAAGGGGAACTCCTTTCTCACGAAACCTACAACGAAACGGCAACAAGCAGTGCAGTAACATATGCATCAATGATCTTCACCGGCGGAACCTAA
- the nuoF gene encoding NADH-quinone oxidoreductase subunit NuoF: protein MKRMGENGYVKQSFVQDTETLRLSSVSELKELRSILFETLDENKPRLVICGGTACHASGSSGIIRVVKKYIIEKRLVDKVALRITGCHGFCEMGPFILTEPQQAFYVQVGLSDVPRIVEALLSDKYVEDLLCRDSNTGEKYYNRDDIPFFKYQQRSILGLNEKIDPIRIYDYIVQGGYSVLEDVFSKQNADWIVQQVKRSGLRGRGGAGFPAGLKWEMLAKQSSDEGKFLVCNADEGDPGAYMDRSVLEGNPHSIIEGMVIGAYGTRATEGIVYVRNEYPLAVKHLKIALKQAQELGLLGDNILGTGFSFDIKIVIGAGAFVCGEETALIRSIEGKLGEPRQRPPFPVQKGIDGKPTVINNVETWANIPLIFKSGADKFATVGTENNTGTKIFSLVGKIKNTGLVEVPMGITVKEIVYDIGGGAAGKAELKAVQTGGPSGGCIPANMFDVSVDYESLAEVGSIMGSGGMIVMDENTCMVDIAKYFMNFLKDESCGKCFTCRKGTQRMYEILDDISNGNGSLEHMDLLKELAEVVKDTTMCGLGQTASNPVLSTLRYFTDEYIEHIEKKHCPAGVCKALITFSINENCVGCQVCIKACPEGAITGEKKQRHVIDTTKCVKCGACRSVCKVEAVDVV, encoded by the coding sequence ATGAAACGAATGGGCGAGAATGGTTATGTGAAGCAATCGTTTGTGCAAGACACTGAAACGCTACGACTGTCTTCTGTAAGTGAGCTGAAAGAATTACGCAGTATACTTTTTGAAACCTTGGATGAAAACAAACCGCGCTTGGTGATTTGTGGTGGAACAGCTTGTCACGCAAGCGGCTCAAGCGGCATTATTCGAGTCGTAAAGAAATACATCATTGAAAAACGCCTGGTGGACAAAGTGGCGCTGAGGATTACCGGATGCCATGGATTCTGTGAGATGGGACCTTTTATTCTCACTGAGCCGCAACAGGCATTCTACGTACAAGTGGGACTCAGTGATGTTCCAAGGATTGTCGAGGCGTTGCTCTCGGACAAATACGTCGAAGACCTTCTCTGTCGGGATTCTAATACGGGCGAAAAATATTACAATCGTGACGATATTCCTTTCTTCAAGTATCAGCAACGTAGCATTTTAGGTCTGAACGAAAAGATAGACCCAATTAGGATATACGATTACATCGTTCAGGGAGGGTACAGTGTTCTGGAGGATGTATTTTCGAAGCAAAATGCCGACTGGATAGTTCAGCAGGTTAAACGTTCTGGATTGCGCGGACGCGGTGGTGCTGGATTTCCTGCAGGGCTGAAATGGGAGATGCTGGCAAAACAATCCAGCGACGAAGGCAAATTTCTCGTCTGCAATGCTGATGAAGGTGACCCTGGCGCCTATATGGACCGTAGCGTGCTTGAGGGCAATCCACACAGTATTATCGAAGGAATGGTCATTGGCGCTTATGGTACTCGGGCAACCGAAGGCATAGTGTATGTTCGAAATGAATATCCTCTTGCCGTTAAGCATTTGAAGATAGCTTTAAAACAGGCACAGGAACTGGGCCTTCTGGGTGACAATATACTTGGAACCGGTTTTTCATTTGACATCAAAATTGTCATAGGTGCCGGTGCATTTGTATGCGGTGAAGAAACGGCGCTGATACGGTCTATCGAAGGGAAATTAGGTGAACCGCGTCAACGGCCGCCGTTCCCTGTTCAAAAAGGTATTGACGGTAAACCAACCGTAATTAACAACGTTGAAACCTGGGCAAATATCCCCTTAATTTTCAAATCAGGTGCGGATAAATTCGCAACGGTCGGGACTGAGAATAATACGGGCACAAAAATATTCAGCCTGGTCGGCAAAATCAAAAATACCGGTCTTGTCGAAGTACCCATGGGTATAACCGTCAAGGAAATAGTCTATGACATCGGTGGTGGGGCCGCAGGCAAGGCGGAACTTAAAGCGGTTCAGACAGGCGGCCCGTCCGGTGGTTGTATCCCCGCAAATATGTTCGACGTTTCTGTTGACTACGAAAGTTTGGCAGAGGTGGGATCAATTATGGGCTCCGGCGGTATGATTGTAATGGACGAAAATACCTGCATGGTTGATATCGCCAAATATTTTATGAATTTTCTCAAAGACGAGTCCTGTGGCAAATGTTTTACCTGCCGTAAAGGCACGCAGAGGATGTATGAGATTCTCGACGATATCTCAAACGGCAATGGATCACTTGAGCACATGGATCTTCTCAAAGAATTAGCAGAAGTGGTTAAGGATACGACGATGTGCGGTCTGGGACAAACCGCGTCGAATCCTGTTCTCTCTACTCTACGATATTTTACGGATGAATACATCGAACATATCGAAAAGAAGCATTGCCCTGCCGGAGTATGTAAGGCACTCATTACTTTCTCGATTAATGAAAACTGTGTGGGATGCCAGGTTTGTATCAAAGCCTGTCCAGAGGGGGCGATTACGGGAGAAAAGAAACAACGGCATGTTATCGATACCACCAAGTGCGTTAAATGCGGGGCATGCAGAAGTGTATGCAAAGTTGAAGCTGTGGATGTTGTATAG
- a CDS encoding FMN-binding glutamate synthase family protein has product MAPTFSKVNASAATLTKNRTEGSVVPASGMCVTCVDGCIGMCEIGKSAYRGHEVIYPQPFGVITTAAEKTYPVDYSHFNIMGTVVGAQGIEADSDKAIFPAVNLEVAFGHDNGIKFRYPWIIPGIGSTNIAKNNWEGLAIGSALAGTGLTIGENVVGMDPESVFKDGRVVDTVDLKRRVKLYTDYQRDGYGAIIVQANVEDTRLSVQEYAIEKLGAECVELKWGQGAKDIGGEVKIGDIKKAQLLQERGYIVLPNPTDPVVIKAFERGAFKEFERHSRVGMVTEESFAKRVEELRSAGAKYIFLKTGAYRPADLARAVLFATRYKLDLLTVDGAGGGTGMSPWRMMNEWGMPPVELHSLLYQYAKRLADKGEQVPALALAGGFTFEDQIFKGLALGAPFVKLIGMARAPIAAAMVGKTIGRTIDEHQIPVYIERFGSSRDDIFVTASHLRTELGDDEFEKLPAGALGLYTYYERLAQGLSQFLAGSRKFALKYISRDDIAALTHKAADISGIQHLMDVDREEAERILDS; this is encoded by the coding sequence ATGGCACCTACGTTTTCGAAGGTAAACGCTTCGGCGGCGACTTTGACTAAAAACAGGACGGAAGGCTCGGTTGTTCCGGCTTCAGGTATGTGTGTTACCTGCGTTGATGGCTGCATAGGTATGTGCGAAATAGGCAAGAGTGCTTATCGGGGGCATGAAGTGATTTACCCGCAGCCGTTCGGAGTAATAACAACCGCCGCTGAGAAAACCTACCCGGTGGACTATTCGCACTTCAATATAATGGGAACCGTTGTTGGCGCCCAGGGGATAGAGGCTGACAGCGATAAGGCTATCTTCCCCGCCGTTAACCTGGAAGTTGCCTTTGGTCATGATAACGGTATAAAGTTCCGTTATCCATGGATCATTCCCGGTATCGGTTCTACGAATATTGCCAAGAACAACTGGGAAGGTCTGGCTATCGGCTCCGCTTTGGCAGGAACCGGCCTGACTATTGGCGAGAATGTTGTTGGTATGGACCCCGAGTCTGTTTTTAAAGATGGTCGGGTGGTTGATACTGTCGACCTTAAACGTCGCGTTAAGCTCTATACAGATTACCAGCGGGACGGCTACGGTGCAATCATTGTGCAGGCGAACGTTGAGGATACCCGGCTTAGCGTACAGGAATATGCAATCGAAAAACTTGGTGCCGAATGTGTGGAACTCAAATGGGGTCAGGGAGCCAAGGATATCGGCGGAGAAGTCAAAATCGGGGATATCAAAAAGGCACAACTGCTCCAGGAGCGCGGCTATATAGTGCTGCCGAATCCGACAGACCCGGTTGTGATTAAAGCTTTTGAGAGGGGGGCTTTCAAGGAGTTTGAGCGGCATTCACGGGTAGGCATGGTGACTGAGGAATCATTTGCCAAACGGGTTGAAGAATTACGCAGTGCCGGGGCTAAATACATCTTCCTCAAAACCGGTGCCTATCGCCCGGCAGATCTGGCGAGGGCGGTTCTTTTTGCTACCAGATATAAACTCGACCTTTTAACAGTCGATGGTGCGGGCGGCGGGACCGGCATGAGTCCCTGGCGTATGATGAATGAGTGGGGTATGCCTCCTGTTGAATTACACTCGCTTCTGTATCAATACGCCAAACGTCTTGCCGATAAGGGTGAACAAGTGCCTGCTCTGGCTCTGGCCGGCGGTTTTACCTTTGAAGACCAGATCTTCAAAGGACTTGCCCTTGGCGCTCCATTCGTGAAGCTCATAGGAATGGCCAGAGCCCCGATAGCCGCGGCGATGGTTGGTAAAACAATCGGACGTACAATTGATGAACACCAGATTCCGGTGTACATCGAGCGTTTTGGCAGTTCGAGAGACGATATATTTGTGACGGCAAGTCATCTGCGCACGGAATTAGGAGACGATGAATTCGAAAAACTTCCGGCTGGTGCTCTGGGGCTTTACACCTACTACGAGCGTCTTGCCCAGGGCTTGTCCCAGTTTCTGGCCGGCAGCCGAAAATTCGCTCTCAAATATATATCACGAGATGATATAGCAGCCCTGACACATAAGGCGGCAGACATCAGCGGGATTCAACACTTGATGGATGTGGATCGAGAAGAGGCTGAAAGAATTCTCGACAGTTGA
- the manA gene encoding mannose-6-phosphate isomerase, class I → MENTQNIAPYPLILKPIFKEKPWGGRRLETLLGKNLPPDVPIGESWELTIRPEEKSIIANGPLAGKTLLEACELYGISPVEDGRFPLLIKFIDAQDTLSVQVHPDDKYVSLHEDTEDSGKNEMWHILHAEPGASIILGLKEGVTRGKISKALEKKSLEGCLNKVPVKGGDTFFIPSGTVHAIGRGIVLAEIQQNSDITYRLYDWDRVDNKGNPRELHIEKALDVINFSSTDTKKIEEIATYEGENKKTVLVNCPYFAVELLEINEEAVQNVPDNFSIFSILDGRLTIGCSYDEVNVKKGETVFLPAGCDYKLSPDIPSKMLKTQSKYTDFLTGVSLQEVFLQPRK, encoded by the coding sequence ATGGAAAACACACAAAACATTGCACCCTACCCTCTCATACTCAAGCCTATTTTCAAGGAAAAGCCGTGGGGAGGAAGACGACTGGAAACGCTCCTCGGCAAAAATCTTCCGCCTGATGTCCCTATCGGGGAATCCTGGGAGCTTACCATCCGCCCTGAGGAAAAAAGCATCATTGCCAACGGCCCCCTCGCGGGAAAGACTCTGCTTGAGGCTTGCGAGCTTTACGGAATATCACCTGTTGAAGATGGCAGGTTTCCGCTCTTGATAAAATTTATCGATGCACAGGATACCCTTTCGGTACAGGTCCACCCGGATGACAAATACGTTTCACTCCACGAAGATACTGAAGATTCAGGTAAGAACGAGATGTGGCATATCCTTCATGCAGAACCTGGAGCAAGCATAATACTGGGCTTGAAAGAAGGGGTTACACGGGGAAAAATTAGCAAAGCTCTTGAAAAGAAGTCTCTGGAAGGCTGCCTTAATAAGGTTCCAGTAAAGGGAGGAGATACCTTTTTTATTCCTTCCGGAACGGTTCACGCCATAGGTCGCGGGATTGTCCTGGCGGAAATCCAGCAGAACTCCGATATCACATACCGATTATACGACTGGGACCGGGTTGACAACAAGGGAAATCCAAGGGAGCTGCATATTGAAAAGGCACTGGATGTCATTAACTTTTCTTCTACTGACACCAAAAAGATCGAAGAAATTGCCACTTATGAAGGCGAAAACAAAAAAACCGTACTGGTTAATTGCCCTTATTTCGCTGTTGAATTACTGGAAATCAACGAGGAAGCTGTCCAAAATGTGCCTGATAACTTCTCCATTTTTTCCATACTCGACGGCAGGTTAACCATCGGGTGTAGCTATGATGAAGTTAATGTGAAAAAAGGTGAAACTGTCTTTCTTCCAGCCGGCTGTGATTATAAATTATCTCCTGATATTCCCTCGAAAATGCTGAAGACACAAAGTAAGTACACAGATTTTTTAACAGGAGTTTCCCTCCAAGAGGTTTTTCTTCAACCCCGAAAATAA
- a CDS encoding 2Fe-2S iron-sulfur cluster-binding protein, translating into MMINLTINGLNVAVAKGTTLLEAAKFLGFPIPTLCHMEGLSPYGACRLCMVEIGEGPRAKLVSSCTYPAEEGLKVRTTSSRVLRARKMILELLLASCPQSKTIQDLASAHGIRRQRFKQEHEDCILCGLCVRTCEEQMMAKAIGFRSRGENRSIGTPFDAKSDVCRLCGACMYVCPACQLRCTYNEPEKAICGGCANLTPPCIEKEQFDDMMCYMDPCVACEIKKD; encoded by the coding sequence ATGATGATCAATCTTACTATAAACGGGCTGAATGTTGCAGTTGCGAAAGGCACTACCCTGCTCGAAGCGGCTAAGTTTTTGGGATTTCCGATTCCTACACTGTGTCACATGGAAGGTCTGTCGCCTTATGGTGCCTGCCGGTTGTGTATGGTGGAGATTGGAGAGGGGCCGAGAGCAAAATTGGTCTCCTCATGCACGTACCCGGCCGAGGAAGGGCTTAAAGTGCGAACAACGTCATCAAGGGTCCTTCGGGCACGCAAAATGATTCTGGAACTGCTGCTCGCTTCCTGTCCTCAATCCAAAACAATCCAGGACCTTGCTTCGGCACACGGTATTCGCCGGCAGCGTTTCAAGCAGGAGCACGAGGATTGCATCCTCTGCGGGCTTTGCGTCCGTACGTGCGAAGAGCAGATGATGGCAAAGGCCATCGGTTTTAGAAGCCGTGGCGAGAATAGAAGTATAGGCACACCGTTTGATGCTAAATCGGATGTTTGCCGGCTATGTGGCGCTTGTATGTATGTATGTCCGGCCTGTCAGCTTCGATGTACTTACAACGAACCGGAAAAAGCAATTTGTGGAGGCTGCGCGAATCTGACCCCGCCATGCATCGAGAAAGAACAGTTTGACGATATGATGTGCTACATGGATCCCTGTGTGGCTTGTGAGATAAAGAAAGATTAA
- a CDS encoding NAD(P)H-dependent oxidoreductase subunit E has protein sequence MKQDTAILNRDNIYAEGEIDSKDILRILEKYDQNRGGLVAILEEIQSKYGYLPETALRIVSERTSRSLVDIYGVATFYRFFSLKPKGKHLSCVCLGTACHVRGAQGVVEEFEQQLGIKAGQTTEDQEFTLETVNCLGACALGPVVVIDGHYFSKVERSKVKQLLDQGRKGLDKLDIEKDERIFPIDVRCPHCNQSFKDETFIIDGYPSLKINAAMDHKQGWIRMSSLYGSYNVCTEHEIPEDMVVSFICPHCDSEIPSTSTCSECEAPMMPMPVEGGGRIKICARQGCKNRMLDLV, from the coding sequence ATGAAACAAGACACTGCTATCTTGAACAGAGACAATATCTATGCGGAAGGAGAGATAGATTCGAAAGATATTTTAAGAATCCTGGAAAAGTACGACCAGAACAGAGGCGGCCTTGTCGCTATCCTTGAAGAGATCCAGAGCAAATACGGTTATCTTCCTGAAACGGCGCTTAGAATAGTGAGCGAAAGGACCAGCCGTTCCCTGGTTGATATATATGGTGTCGCAACATTTTACAGGTTTTTTAGCTTGAAGCCTAAAGGTAAGCATCTTAGCTGTGTGTGTCTCGGCACTGCCTGCCACGTTCGGGGGGCACAAGGGGTTGTAGAGGAATTTGAGCAGCAACTCGGTATTAAAGCAGGCCAGACAACCGAAGATCAGGAATTTACACTGGAAACGGTAAATTGTTTAGGTGCCTGTGCTCTCGGCCCGGTGGTTGTTATTGATGGCCATTACTTTTCAAAAGTAGAAAGATCGAAAGTAAAACAACTGTTAGATCAAGGACGAAAAGGACTTGACAAGCTTGACATAGAAAAAGACGAGCGGATATTCCCTATCGACGTAAGATGTCCTCATTGCAACCAGAGTTTCAAGGATGAGACTTTTATCATCGACGGCTATCCCTCACTCAAGATAAACGCTGCCATGGATCACAAGCAGGGCTGGATAAGAATGTCGAGTCTGTATGGTAGTTATAATGTTTGCACTGAGCATGAAATTCCCGAAGATATGGTTGTTAGTTTTATTTGTCCGCATTGTGATTCGGAAATTCCAAGCACGTCGACTTGTTCGGAATGCGAGGCGCCGATGATGCCAATGCCCGTTGAGGGTGGCGGTAGAATTAAAATTTGTGCACGACAGGGATGTAAAAACCGTATGTTGGATTTGGTTTAG
- the thrC gene encoding threonine synthase, with the protein MMKDTNLICTKCKKTFQIDQVYPRCTMCGEPLEIEKVTGGTITEGNTLHQTIMERYADFFPFSKTDKLTSLQEGFTPLVESSKLASELQVKTILLKNESQNPTWSFKDRGTVSGIQHALSLGYEKIGTVSSGNMAVSVAAYGARAGLKTFVLVSATLPPEKLNPIAMYDPVLIKVDGDYGQLYFDSLEIGRKYGIYFINSDVPFRVEGSKTIAFEICEQMNFEIPDFVVVPTSSGGNMRGIIKGFEEFQLCGLTGKVPRIICAQASGCSPIYKAYAENRETISRFQSPDTIAHAIENPFPPSGNEALRKIKENGGFSVVVTDDEILQAQKRLAKEGVFVQPAAAVPLAAVKKLRNKNILDENCSIVCIITGGGLKYTAIFERHNLKTVECTLENLDKLVGETDFLFEVNRS; encoded by the coding sequence ATGATGAAAGACACAAATCTCATCTGTACAAAGTGTAAAAAAACCTTTCAGATTGACCAGGTTTATCCCCGTTGCACTATGTGCGGTGAACCTCTGGAAATAGAAAAGGTAACCGGGGGAACGATCACTGAAGGGAATACTCTTCATCAAACGATCATGGAAAGGTACGCTGATTTTTTCCCTTTTTCAAAAACAGACAAGTTAACATCTCTTCAAGAAGGATTTACGCCACTGGTGGAATCTTCGAAGCTTGCATCCGAATTGCAGGTAAAAACCATCCTGCTGAAAAATGAGAGCCAGAACCCCACATGGTCTTTTAAGGACAGAGGTACCGTTTCCGGCATTCAGCATGCCCTGAGTCTTGGATACGAGAAAATAGGAACCGTATCGAGCGGTAACATGGCTGTTTCGGTGGCCGCCTACGGTGCGAGAGCAGGTCTGAAAACGTTTGTTCTGGTAAGTGCAACTCTTCCTCCTGAGAAACTGAATCCTATTGCAATGTACGATCCCGTTTTAATAAAAGTAGATGGTGATTACGGACAGCTTTATTTTGACAGTCTTGAAATTGGAAGAAAATACGGCATTTACTTTATCAATTCGGATGTGCCTTTTCGGGTGGAAGGTTCAAAAACGATCGCATTTGAAATTTGTGAACAAATGAATTTTGAAATCCCCGATTTTGTCGTCGTACCGACAAGTTCGGGCGGGAATATGCGGGGTATTATTAAAGGATTCGAGGAATTTCAACTTTGCGGATTAACCGGCAAAGTACCCAGAATTATCTGTGCGCAGGCAAGCGGCTGTTCACCGATTTATAAAGCTTATGCCGAAAACAGAGAAACGATATCCCGGTTTCAAAGCCCCGACACGATCGCCCATGCTATTGAAAATCCCTTTCCTCCAAGTGGAAACGAAGCTTTAAGAAAAATAAAGGAAAATGGCGGGTTTTCCGTTGTGGTTACAGATGACGAGATCCTTCAAGCACAAAAACGGCTTGCTAAGGAAGGGGTTTTCGTACAACCCGCTGCTGCAGTTCCATTAGCGGCAGTGAAAAAATTGAGGAATAAAAACATTTTAGATGAAAACTGTTCAATCGTTTGCATTATAACGGGTGGTGGATTAAAATACACGGCTATATTTGAAAGGCATAATTTAAAAACTGTTGAGTGTACGTTAGAAAACTTGGACAAACTTGTTGGGGAAACTGATTTCCTATTTGAAGTCAACAGGAGCTAA
- a CDS encoding mannose-1-phosphate guanylyltransferase → MYAVIMAGGRGTRFWPKSREKMPKHLQDIFGKKTIIQETVDRIGPLIPVKNILIVTGANHSDVIKQQLPNLPEENIIIEPVGRNTAPCIGLAAMHIKKKNPEGVMFVLPSDHYISDEEVFRRTIAIAGEMAQRGNHLLTIGIKPTGPETGYGYMEQGEAVAAIRGEEIFQVKSFREKPDIEQAKTFLENGGFLWNSGMFVWKVSTILNKIEKLLPDLYKGLKEIEDALGTDSEKNIISKAYKEITPISIDNGIMERSGKTLLVRGDFGWSDIGSWSTLWEMWDKDENGNAVRGRFIGVDSSNSLIYSPDKLVALVGVEGLVVVETADSLLVCKKDASQDVKKLVEMLEEKNMKEYL, encoded by the coding sequence ATGTATGCAGTAATTATGGCAGGCGGCAGGGGCACCAGGTTCTGGCCCAAAAGCAGGGAGAAGATGCCAAAACACCTCCAGGACATCTTCGGCAAAAAAACAATCATACAGGAAACTGTTGACAGGATAGGCCCACTAATCCCGGTAAAGAATATTCTAATTGTGACAGGTGCCAATCACTCCGATGTGATTAAACAACAGCTTCCCAACCTGCCGGAAGAGAATATAATCATTGAACCGGTCGGCAGGAATACCGCCCCGTGTATCGGCCTGGCAGCAATGCACATCAAAAAGAAAAATCCGGAAGGTGTCATGTTTGTACTCCCATCGGATCATTATATTTCCGATGAAGAGGTATTTCGGCGTACCATTGCTATAGCCGGTGAGATGGCACAAAGGGGAAATCACCTTCTGACCATAGGGATAAAACCCACCGGCCCCGAAACCGGCTACGGCTATATGGAACAAGGAGAAGCGGTAGCCGCAATAAGGGGTGAAGAAATATTTCAGGTAAAATCCTTCCGGGAAAAACCTGACATCGAACAGGCAAAAACCTTTTTGGAGAATGGAGGCTTTCTCTGGAACAGCGGAATGTTTGTATGGAAAGTTTCAACCATACTGAATAAGATAGAAAAACTGCTTCCAGATCTTTACAAGGGGCTTAAAGAAATAGAAGATGCTCTCGGTACTGATAGTGAAAAAAATATTATTAGCAAAGCATATAAGGAAATAACGCCGATTTCCATAGACAATGGAATTATGGAGAGGTCCGGCAAAACACTTCTTGTCAGAGGAGATTTCGGCTGGAGTGATATAGGAAGCTGGAGTACCCTGTGGGAGATGTGGGACAAAGATGAAAATGGTAATGCCGTCAGGGGGCGTTTTATTGGTGTTGATTCTTCAAACTCGCTCATCTACAGCCCTGATAAACTGGTAGCCCTGGTAGGGGTAGAAGGTCTGGTTGTCGTGGAAACAGCAGATTCTCTTCTGGTATGCAAAAAGGATGCTTCTCAAGATGTGAAAAAGCTGGTAGAGATGCTCGAAGAAAAGAATATGAAAGAATACCTGTAG